One Manduca sexta isolate Smith_Timp_Sample1 chromosome 26, JHU_Msex_v1.0, whole genome shotgun sequence genomic region harbors:
- the LOC115447507 gene encoding uncharacterized protein LOC115447507 isoform X1, producing the protein MEDLYGNLENYNEVNALVELKSENMQLKKKLEDYAGAMEKLQNNILQDFDLLSSEFKKLEHNYSSLLKTARSEIERKTQIITNINMEKDMLVLTALKNGNKSVLHMRKNMPSYTKTINRHKDDGSVKKKKYQEAKEDKMQYDQNNESDFGNKRSEQNPILPSDEKDTIENTIHKPKKFRVETHTDSGNYVNSHIKENITYENNPNPVQFKPMDIKNRRKSIPATSVEGEQVGFSENDRINRDSQPDDFIKNKEDRRSFLKFDNDRHSSKSSGSSCRDERILGYHKPSRDIYRGRNYKHDNYKHRIRDKYDTFQKHKRYSPDRYNNKPSRDYYEENCHKLDFNRIRTRESPDRFHHNSYKEYRTYHDKNNYNDTDRHMHSPERYVAKHKIPYEYEEPYAKKPKPSYYVREKEDVMWNGKEIVEHQELTETFERLEEQYTSCKSPDHIYNEKPSEPKVIMDTAETPLDDPRLATSKYILSNDNGLERLSTIVGRNVDLKPVDKIKWNLPTVTMPCALTQPPMDEQLIKDLYTDIDEAQIMSQINSEEVSTDVQPIQNEHMTKDNQTEDYRENVIDKPNCMEKDKLSIEKPIHGSIANCIIPKIKKSHQEFKADTVIKEKSLEVIDTSYPSGNNIDNNDQQYSPSDSSRLPLENIEKYGLIMANDFKNGHKTCDFKNSLDDSRRVLSTREIVEGDLELSDETCDNTELQKVLNDNTIEKNNGNLQDNSTISVLEKEHINQNNTDKLSENEPCNKDNKLQEAKLPQYCDNVEDHTECSKKQKSKKKIHKHKDSEHTIETVEKKPKLKKDKKEKSKEATSKFNELFGDSNSLITPADLGIPAPHAPNSSQNTAIYVPIFEDALDATDLEQNVQVNTSKSKSIGEEKTSAENDDKIRVDLHLDNFCKGPPKLKHYDTRISNESITNAIHDNTKLQTVNKENDVVATIIISSGIQPDEINTESRAESLVNAEELLSDDIEQDQDAVTHKTQNVLIKALATSTPYKHVHQIDSKLPELTCVSNSTLTNTDCADTLVSNKNNKIEPTNEDLPDVRIFVKRRRRIVKTAK; encoded by the exons AAAAGATATGTTGGTCCTTACAGCACTTAAAAATGGTAACAAAAGTGTTTTACATATGAGGAAAAATATGCCTAGTTATACTAAAACAATCAATAGACACAAGGATGATGGATCtgtgaaaaagaaaaaataccagGAAGCCAAAGAAGATAAAATGCAATATGACCAAAATAATGAATCTGATTTTGGAAATAAAAG atCAGAACAGAATCCAATACTTCCAAGTGATGAAAAAGATACTATAGAAAACACAATACATAAACCGAAAAAGTTTAGAGTGGAAACACATACAGATTCTGGCAATTATGTGAATAGTCACATTAAGGAAAATATAACATATGAAAATAATCCTAACCCTGTACAATTTAAGCCTATGGATATAAAAAATCGCCGCAAATCTATACCAGCCAcaag TGTTGAAGGGGAACAAGTGGGTTTCAGTGAAAACGACAGGATAAATAGGGATTCACAACCAGATGACTTTATAAAGAATAAAGAAGACAGaagatcatttttaaaatttgataatgATAGACACAGTAGCAAATCATCAGGATCATCTTGTAGGGATGAGAGGATCTTGGGTTACCATAAGCCTTCAAGAGACATATACAGAGGCAGAAATTATAAACATGACAATTACAAGCACAGAATCAGAGATAAATATGACACCTTTCAAAAACACAAAAGATATAGTCCTGACAGATATAATAATAAGCCTTCAAGAGATTACTATGAGGAAAATTGCCACAAACTGGATTTTAATAGAATTAGAACCCGAGAAAGTCCTGATAGATTTCACCATAATTCATACAAAGAGTATCGGACATAtcacgataaaaataattataatgacacTGATAGACACATGCATAGCCCTGAGAGATATGTTGCCAAACATAAAATACCATATGAATATGAAGAGCCGTATGCAAAAAAGCCAAAACCTTCTTATTATGTCAGGGAGAAAGAAGATGTGATGTGGAATGGTAAGGAAATAGTGGAACACCAAGAACTTACTGAAACATTTGAAAGGTTAGAGGAGCAATACACATCGTGCAAGTCTCCTGATCACATATACAATGAAAAACCCTCTGAGCCTAAGg tAATTATGGATACTGCAGAAACTCCACTGGACGATCCTAGGTTAGCaacaagtaagtatatattaagtAATGACAATGGCTTAGAAAGATTATCCACAATAGTTGGGAGAAATGTTGATTTGAAACCAGTTGACAAGATAAAATGGAATTTACCAACAGTGACTATGCCTTGTGCCTTAACTCAGCCACCAATGGATGAACAGTTAATTAAAGATTTGTACACGGATATTGATGAGGCACAAATCATGTCGCAAATAAATTCAGAAGAGGTAAGTACTGATGTGCAACCCATTCAAAATGAGCATATGACAAAAGATAATCAAACTGAAGATTATCGTGAAAATGTAATTGACAAACCTAATTGTATGGAAAAAGATAAATTAAGTATAGAAAAACCAATACACGGAAGTATTGCTAATTGTattattcctaaaataaaaaaaagtcaccAGGAGTTCAAAGCAGACAcagttattaaagaaaaatctttgGAAGTTATTGATACTTCATATCCAAGTGgcaataatattgataataatgatCAACAATATTCTCCAAGCGATAGCAGTAGATTGCCACTGGAAAATATAGAAAAGTATGGCCTAATTATGgctaatgattttaaaaatggcCACAAAACTTGCGATTTCAAAAATAGTTTAGATGATAGTCGGAGAGTACTTTCAACTAGAGAAATAGTTGAGGGTGATTTAGAATTAAGCGACGAGACTTGTGATAATACAGAATTGCAGAAAGTGTTAAATGATAATaccattgaaaaaaataatggtaaCCTCCAAGATAATTCAACAATTTCTGTTCTTGAAAAAGAGCATATAAATCAGAATAATACAGATAAGCTCTCAGAAAATGAACCttgtaataaagataataaactTCAAGAAGCAAAATTGCCACAATATTGTGACAATGTGGAAGATCATACTGAATGCAGTAAGAAACAGAAAAGTAAAAAGAAGATACACAAACACAAAGATTCAGAACATACTATAGAGACTGTTGAAAAGAAACCCAAGCTGAAGAAAGATAAAAAAGAGAAATCAAAAGAAGCTACATCAAAATTTAATGAACTCTTTGGTGACAGCAATAGTCTGATAACACCTGCTGATTTAGGCATTCCAGCACCACATGCACCAAATTCATCCCAGAATACAGCCATTTACGTGCCAATATTTGAAGATGCTCTAGATGCAACAGACCTAGAACAAAACGTACAAGTTAACACATCAAAATCAAAAAGTATTGGGGAAGAGAAAACTAGTGCAGAAAATGATGATAAAATACGTGTAGACTTACATCTTGACAACTTTTGCAAAGGTCCTCCAAAACTGAAACACTATGATACAAGAATATCAAACGAATCAATAACTAATGCTATCCAtgataatacaaaattacaGACTGTTAATAAGGAAAATGATGTTGTGGCAACCATAATCATTTCATCAGGAATACAACCTGATGAAATTAATACAGAATCAAGAGCAGAATCACTTGTGAATGCTGAAGAACTACTTTCAGATGATATTGAACAAGACCAAGACGCTGTGACACATAAAACCCAAAATGTACTTATTAAAGCTCTGGCAACATCCACACCCTATAAACATGTGCACCAAATAGACTCCAAACTACCAGAGTTAACTTGTGTTTCAAACAGTACCTTAACAAATACTGATTGTGCGGATACCTTGGTAtccaacaaaaacaataaaatagagCCAACAAATGAGGACTTACCTGATGTaagaatatttgtaaaaagaagaagaaggatAGTTAAGACTGCAAAGTAA
- the LOC115447507 gene encoding uncharacterized protein LOC115447507 isoform X2: protein MEDLYGNLENYNEVNALVELKSENMQLKKKLEDYAGAMEKLQNDFDLLSSEFKKLEHNYSSLLKTARSEIERKTQIITNINMEKDMLVLTALKNGNKSVLHMRKNMPSYTKTINRHKDDGSVKKKKYQEAKEDKMQYDQNNESDFGNKRSEQNPILPSDEKDTIENTIHKPKKFRVETHTDSGNYVNSHIKENITYENNPNPVQFKPMDIKNRRKSIPATSVEGEQVGFSENDRINRDSQPDDFIKNKEDRRSFLKFDNDRHSSKSSGSSCRDERILGYHKPSRDIYRGRNYKHDNYKHRIRDKYDTFQKHKRYSPDRYNNKPSRDYYEENCHKLDFNRIRTRESPDRFHHNSYKEYRTYHDKNNYNDTDRHMHSPERYVAKHKIPYEYEEPYAKKPKPSYYVREKEDVMWNGKEIVEHQELTETFERLEEQYTSCKSPDHIYNEKPSEPKVIMDTAETPLDDPRLATSKYILSNDNGLERLSTIVGRNVDLKPVDKIKWNLPTVTMPCALTQPPMDEQLIKDLYTDIDEAQIMSQINSEEVSTDVQPIQNEHMTKDNQTEDYRENVIDKPNCMEKDKLSIEKPIHGSIANCIIPKIKKSHQEFKADTVIKEKSLEVIDTSYPSGNNIDNNDQQYSPSDSSRLPLENIEKYGLIMANDFKNGHKTCDFKNSLDDSRRVLSTREIVEGDLELSDETCDNTELQKVLNDNTIEKNNGNLQDNSTISVLEKEHINQNNTDKLSENEPCNKDNKLQEAKLPQYCDNVEDHTECSKKQKSKKKIHKHKDSEHTIETVEKKPKLKKDKKEKSKEATSKFNELFGDSNSLITPADLGIPAPHAPNSSQNTAIYVPIFEDALDATDLEQNVQVNTSKSKSIGEEKTSAENDDKIRVDLHLDNFCKGPPKLKHYDTRISNESITNAIHDNTKLQTVNKENDVVATIIISSGIQPDEINTESRAESLVNAEELLSDDIEQDQDAVTHKTQNVLIKALATSTPYKHVHQIDSKLPELTCVSNSTLTNTDCADTLVSNKNNKIEPTNEDLPDVRIFVKRRRRIVKTAK, encoded by the exons AAAAGATATGTTGGTCCTTACAGCACTTAAAAATGGTAACAAAAGTGTTTTACATATGAGGAAAAATATGCCTAGTTATACTAAAACAATCAATAGACACAAGGATGATGGATCtgtgaaaaagaaaaaataccagGAAGCCAAAGAAGATAAAATGCAATATGACCAAAATAATGAATCTGATTTTGGAAATAAAAG atCAGAACAGAATCCAATACTTCCAAGTGATGAAAAAGATACTATAGAAAACACAATACATAAACCGAAAAAGTTTAGAGTGGAAACACATACAGATTCTGGCAATTATGTGAATAGTCACATTAAGGAAAATATAACATATGAAAATAATCCTAACCCTGTACAATTTAAGCCTATGGATATAAAAAATCGCCGCAAATCTATACCAGCCAcaag TGTTGAAGGGGAACAAGTGGGTTTCAGTGAAAACGACAGGATAAATAGGGATTCACAACCAGATGACTTTATAAAGAATAAAGAAGACAGaagatcatttttaaaatttgataatgATAGACACAGTAGCAAATCATCAGGATCATCTTGTAGGGATGAGAGGATCTTGGGTTACCATAAGCCTTCAAGAGACATATACAGAGGCAGAAATTATAAACATGACAATTACAAGCACAGAATCAGAGATAAATATGACACCTTTCAAAAACACAAAAGATATAGTCCTGACAGATATAATAATAAGCCTTCAAGAGATTACTATGAGGAAAATTGCCACAAACTGGATTTTAATAGAATTAGAACCCGAGAAAGTCCTGATAGATTTCACCATAATTCATACAAAGAGTATCGGACATAtcacgataaaaataattataatgacacTGATAGACACATGCATAGCCCTGAGAGATATGTTGCCAAACATAAAATACCATATGAATATGAAGAGCCGTATGCAAAAAAGCCAAAACCTTCTTATTATGTCAGGGAGAAAGAAGATGTGATGTGGAATGGTAAGGAAATAGTGGAACACCAAGAACTTACTGAAACATTTGAAAGGTTAGAGGAGCAATACACATCGTGCAAGTCTCCTGATCACATATACAATGAAAAACCCTCTGAGCCTAAGg tAATTATGGATACTGCAGAAACTCCACTGGACGATCCTAGGTTAGCaacaagtaagtatatattaagtAATGACAATGGCTTAGAAAGATTATCCACAATAGTTGGGAGAAATGTTGATTTGAAACCAGTTGACAAGATAAAATGGAATTTACCAACAGTGACTATGCCTTGTGCCTTAACTCAGCCACCAATGGATGAACAGTTAATTAAAGATTTGTACACGGATATTGATGAGGCACAAATCATGTCGCAAATAAATTCAGAAGAGGTAAGTACTGATGTGCAACCCATTCAAAATGAGCATATGACAAAAGATAATCAAACTGAAGATTATCGTGAAAATGTAATTGACAAACCTAATTGTATGGAAAAAGATAAATTAAGTATAGAAAAACCAATACACGGAAGTATTGCTAATTGTattattcctaaaataaaaaaaagtcaccAGGAGTTCAAAGCAGACAcagttattaaagaaaaatctttgGAAGTTATTGATACTTCATATCCAAGTGgcaataatattgataataatgatCAACAATATTCTCCAAGCGATAGCAGTAGATTGCCACTGGAAAATATAGAAAAGTATGGCCTAATTATGgctaatgattttaaaaatggcCACAAAACTTGCGATTTCAAAAATAGTTTAGATGATAGTCGGAGAGTACTTTCAACTAGAGAAATAGTTGAGGGTGATTTAGAATTAAGCGACGAGACTTGTGATAATACAGAATTGCAGAAAGTGTTAAATGATAATaccattgaaaaaaataatggtaaCCTCCAAGATAATTCAACAATTTCTGTTCTTGAAAAAGAGCATATAAATCAGAATAATACAGATAAGCTCTCAGAAAATGAACCttgtaataaagataataaactTCAAGAAGCAAAATTGCCACAATATTGTGACAATGTGGAAGATCATACTGAATGCAGTAAGAAACAGAAAAGTAAAAAGAAGATACACAAACACAAAGATTCAGAACATACTATAGAGACTGTTGAAAAGAAACCCAAGCTGAAGAAAGATAAAAAAGAGAAATCAAAAGAAGCTACATCAAAATTTAATGAACTCTTTGGTGACAGCAATAGTCTGATAACACCTGCTGATTTAGGCATTCCAGCACCACATGCACCAAATTCATCCCAGAATACAGCCATTTACGTGCCAATATTTGAAGATGCTCTAGATGCAACAGACCTAGAACAAAACGTACAAGTTAACACATCAAAATCAAAAAGTATTGGGGAAGAGAAAACTAGTGCAGAAAATGATGATAAAATACGTGTAGACTTACATCTTGACAACTTTTGCAAAGGTCCTCCAAAACTGAAACACTATGATACAAGAATATCAAACGAATCAATAACTAATGCTATCCAtgataatacaaaattacaGACTGTTAATAAGGAAAATGATGTTGTGGCAACCATAATCATTTCATCAGGAATACAACCTGATGAAATTAATACAGAATCAAGAGCAGAATCACTTGTGAATGCTGAAGAACTACTTTCAGATGATATTGAACAAGACCAAGACGCTGTGACACATAAAACCCAAAATGTACTTATTAAAGCTCTGGCAACATCCACACCCTATAAACATGTGCACCAAATAGACTCCAAACTACCAGAGTTAACTTGTGTTTCAAACAGTACCTTAACAAATACTGATTGTGCGGATACCTTGGTAtccaacaaaaacaataaaatagagCCAACAAATGAGGACTTACCTGATGTaagaatatttgtaaaaagaagaagaaggatAGTTAAGACTGCAAAGTAA